The DNA segment CGTTACATAAATCTGTTCAAGGTCAATGACTTTCTGCTTGTCAGAATCCTGATACATGATTTTTACGGAATACTCTTTTCCGTTGTCACGGTAGGTTGTTGAAGTAACACCGTTGATGGCATAGTTGATTTCTTTTGCAACTGTAGTTACGTTGACGCCGAAGGAATAAGCTCTCTGTCTGTCGATTACAACTTCAACTTCAGGAACTCCTTCTTCCGTGTCAATACTTACTTCTCCGATGTCGCTTATGGATTCCATTACTTCACGAACCTGAGAAGCAACGGAAAGTGCATCATTGAGGGAATCAGACTTGATTTTAAGTACAAGATCGCTTCCCGTCATCTGTCTCATCATGCCCTGAGAAAAGTTGAATCTTACTCCGGCAAAATCGTTGAAGTGGGCGCGGAGTTTCTGCTGTATGGTTGCGGCTGTATCAATCTGACTGTCACTGTCCGGCAGTTTTATTTCTATGCTTCCCTTGTAGGAAGAAGAAGTGCCTCTTCCAGTACCGATGCTTGTAATGATGTTTGTATATCCTTTAATTTCATCCTTGCAGATCTGTTCAAGAGTTGTCATTACCTGTGCTGTTTCGCTTAAGGTTGTTCCTGTAGGAAGGGTTGCAGTTACTGTAACGCTGTCGTCACTTCCTGAAGGCATCATGTTGATTCTTAAAGTTGGAATGAAAGCAAATGAAACTGCAAGAACGCTTACACAGATTATGACTGTAACTGCACGATGGTTAAGGGCTGCATTGAGTGCTTTTCTGTATGCTCTTGTAACGGCATTAAGCGGAATATCCAGCAGTTCGTAGAATTTGCGAAGAGGCTTGAATTTAACAGGCTTTTCTTTTCTGTTGGACAGCGGAAGAAATTTTCCTGCAAGAACCGGAACAAGGAAGATGGCTACGAACAGTGATGAAATAAGTGCGATTACTACTGTAAAGATAATTCCCTTGAACATCTGTCCCATCATTTCCAGATCCTTAAGGAAGAACAGGAACGGTATGAATACACATATGGTTGTAAGGTTTCCGGATACGACGGACATTACCATTTCACTGGAGCCGAGTTCTGCTGCGACTTTAGGTTTTGCACCGCGGGTTCTGTAGACGTAGATGTTTTCAATCATAACGATGGAAGCATCTACAATCATTCCTACTCCGAGAATAAGTCCTGTCAGGGTCATCATGTTCAGTGTGATTCCTGCCATGCTCATGCACAGCATTGTAATTACAAGAGAAAGAGGAATGCTGATTGCAATGATGATTGTGGACTTAAAGTTTTTCAGGAAGAGGAAAAGAATTATTACGGCAAGCAGAAGTCCTTCGTAACAGCTTTCTATAAGAGTGTTGATTGTGTCCCTGATGGAATCAGTAGTGTCAGAAACAATCTCAAGAGAAACATCTGCCGGAATTGCTTCTTCTATTTCTTTCATTTTTTCATAGACTGCATTTGCAACAGTTACGCTGTTTTTTCCGGACTGTTTGCTGACGCTGATGTATACGCCCGGGAGGCTGTTGATGTAAACTTCACTGGTCTTATCTTCGTAGCCGAGTTCTGCAGTTCCGATGTCAGAAAGTTTTACGACATATCCGTTTACTTCCGTAATGATTGTATTTCTGATTTCTTCGATACTTGAAAATTCCCCTGTCGTGCGGATTGAATAGTCTGTGGTACCTTCCGTTATTTTACCGCCGCCAAGTTCAAGGTTCTGTTTTGCAAGGGCAGTGTTTACGTCTGTAATTGTAAGTCCGTATGCTGCAAGACGGTTCTGGCTCAGTTCAATTCGTACTATTTTAGAACGGCCTCCGTATACAGAAGCTTCTGCAACGCCGTCTGTCTGTTCAATAAGGTCTGTTATTGTATCTTCTGCGATGACTTTAAGATCATCAACGGAACGGTTGCCTTTTACTGCAAGACGGATTATAGGCATGCTGTCACTGTCCATCTTAAAGATGCTTGGAGAATCACAGTCATCCGGCAGGGATTTTGAAACACGGTCCAGTTTGTCCCTTACATTGTTTGTAGCAATATCAAGGTCTGTTCCGTAATTGAATTCAAGTGAAATAGTAGAAGAACCTTCCGAAGAAGTACTGGTCAAGTTCTTAAGGCCGCTTACGCTGATAAGCTGGGCTTCAAGAATTTTCGTAACTGACTTTTCTACTGACTCAGGACCTGCGTTTGTATATGTCGTGCGTACCATAAGATACGGACTGTCAACGTCAGGCATAAGGCTTATAGCAACATTTTTTATCGTAAAGATTCCGATAATTCCCAAAAGTACGAAGACAATAAGGGTAAGTACCGGATGCTGAAGTGTTTTTTTACTGATGCTCATCTGTACCTCCGGAAATTATTTATTCTGCTTCTGTCCTTCATCAGAAGTTTCTGTTTTCTTTTTATTAACGTCACGGATTTTTGCTCCGTCACTAAGAGATGTCTGTCCCTGAATTACAACGGTTTCTCCCGCTTCAACTCCGGAAGTAATCTGAACGACACCGTCTACGCTGCTGCCTAAAGTAACGGTACGTTTTTCTACGGTATCATCTTCTTTTACAACGTAAGCAAAATATTCTCCGTTATTCTGTACGAGGGAATCTGACGGCATGACTGCATAATTGCTGTAGTCCTGAGTGTAAAGCTTGACTTTTGCAAACATACCGGCATTGATTCTTGAATCTGCTTTGTCGAAAGTAAGAATGATTTCTTTAGTACGGCTTGCTGCATCAACTACAGGAGAAACATACTGTACTGTTGCCGTAAAAGTAACTCCAGGATAGGCTTCTACGGTTATGTCTGCTTTAAGTCCCGGTTTAAGTACTGCAACATATCGTTCAGGGATGCTTGCCGTAATCTGAAGGCTTGCAATGTCACCGATGACTGCTATTGCAGTTGAAGTGTTTACTGTAGTTCCGTTTTTAAGGGGAGAACTAATTATGCTTCCGTTAATAGGTGCGTAAACGGGACTTTCTTTATAGTAGGAACCGGGAGAAGTAGGGTCTATGCTTGCAATGACATCGCCTTTTTTTACAGATGTTCCGAGCATTACTTTTGTGGAAATTATTTTTCCTGCCGTATCAGGATAAACTGAAACTGAATTCTGAGCTTCAACTTCACCGTTTGCAATTACATAGTCATGAAGAGTCTGCTTTTCAAGAAGCTGGGTCTTTACGCTTATAAGGGTCTGCGCTCCTCCGCGTCCATTTCCCATGCCCATGACGCTGCCGTCAGATTTTGCGGTAGCTGCATAGGTTATAAGAATGACTGCTGCGAGAATGGTACATGCTCCGACTAAAAATGGTTTTGTTAATTTAATACCTTTCATTTTACTACTCCAGAATTATTTATTTGCCCAGGGTTCCGAATGAAACCCCTGTTGTATTTTCAAGATCAAGAACGGCACATATAAGGGTATATGCCTGAGACAGAAGGTTTACCCGTGCGGTAAAAAGACTGTCGCTTGCCGACTGCAGGCTCAGCAGATCTTTAGTTCCGTGATTGTAGGCTTCAAGAGTCATGTTATAGGTCTGCTCTGCAAGTTCAATACTGCTTTTTCTCAATTCAACCAGGGACTGGTATTCTTTAATCTGATTCAGATAGCTTTCTATGGAAACTTCAAGAGTTGTCTTCTGGTTTTCTATTTCAAGTTCCAGAGTCTTGACGCTGTCTTTTTTTGTATCAACGGCAAGGAAAGTATCAGACCATGGGAAGAGACCGTCCAGAGGAATTGTTGCACCAAAAGAAAGAGTTCCTTTTCCGGAATCCGTGAGGCTGCCGGTGTCATCAGAAGCTGCATTCATTGTGTAGGAATATCCTGCTGTAAGAACGGGAGTATATGCAGAAAGGCGTGCTGCTGTCAGTGCATTTTTTGCAGATTCCAGCTGAACTTCCAGGGATTTTAATGTCGGATTTTCTATAGTAATTCCGTCCAGAGAAATTTCTTTAAGGCTGAGGATTTCATTTAAATCTCCAATAAGTTTTATTTCTGTATCCTGAGGAAGGGCAAGCATCTGCTTGAAAGCTGCCGTGTCATTTTTCCAGGTTGTGCGGGCGCTCTCAAGACTGAACTGTGCATTCTGCCATGTAACCTGTGCGCTTAAAACGTCCAGCTGGCTTAAAGAGCCCCTGTTGTATTTTGTACGGTTGGATTCATACTGGCTTTTTGCCGTAGCTTCATTTTTTTCCTGAAGGGCTATGTTTTCCTGTTCGTTAAGGAGAGCCCAGAAGGCTTTTCTTACGGAAAGTTCTATCGTGCGGCGTGCTGTTTCGTAAGAAATTTTCGATGACTTGTAATTAAGGGAAGCTGCCTTTACGGAAGTTGCCAGATTTGCTGACAGTGAAAGGTTTAATTTTCCTGTAATCGTAATTGTTCCTGCGTCAGAAACTGCATTCTCTTCTTCCGGCAGTGTCTGACTGTAGGAGGCAGATACGTTTGCGGTCGGACTGATTGAATTCCATGACCAGCGGTTGTTTCGTTCTGCCTGCTCAAGTTCAATCTGGTTCTGTTTAATTGTAAGGTTTCCATCTAAGGCATATTTTACTGAATCTTCTATGGTAAGTTTCAGTTCTTCTGAATATGCAGCGGAAACTGCTGACATAACTATTAGTGCTGTAACTGAAAAAAGTTTTCTCATATCAATTCCTTCTCATTTCTTAAACCGGTTTCAATAATAAAAATATATATTAACGGTTCGTGTTACACAAAAAAAAATTGTTATGAGTGAATAAAAATGTGTTATTCTGAAATTGTTTCAGTCGCAGGTATATCTTGCTCTGTTTGTATCCGTTTCAAAAACGTCTACTGCATAAAGCCAGGGCTGTTTTCCGTCGGTCTTTTTTAATTCAGGAAGAATTTCAATCAGTGCTGAATAAATATAAAAGGCGATGCGCTCTGCACTTGGATTCTGGTCAAACCACTGGATGTCATTAAGGTTTGTGTGGTCAAGTTTTCCTGTTACCTGTTTAAGGCCATCCTTGAGTTTTGAAAAGTCCAGAAGCATTCCCCCTTCATTTAAAACGGAACCTTTTACGTGAACATAAACTTTGTAGTTGTGGCCGTGCAGTCTTTCACATTTGCCGTTGTAGTCCCGCAAAAAATGTGCTGCTGCAAAATCCGTATTTACTCTTACTTCGTACATACATCAAGCCTTACGGGAATTCCGTCATTGTTAAGGGCTTCTTTTATAGAAGAAACCGTGTAGTCTCCTGAGTGAACCATGCTTGCAATGAGTGCGGCATCTGCTTTTCCGTCAGATAGAACTTTTGTAAGGTGTTCAGGTTTTCCGCCTCCTCCTGAAGCAATTACCGGAACATTTACGTTTTCTGAAATCATGCGGGTAAGGTTAAGTTCGTAGCCGTCTCTGGTTCCGTCTGCATCAATGGAGTTAAGAACGATTTCTCCTGCTCCAAGTTCAACTGCTTTTTTTGCCCAGTCAAGGGCATCAAGTTCAGTGGCAACGCGTCCGCCGTTAATAAAAACCCTGTAACCGCTTGGCATAGCCGGGTCTTTTGCAGCATCCATTCCCAGTACGATGCACTGATTGCCGAAAACCCTTGCTCCTTCACTGATAAGTTCCGGGTGTTTTACAGCCTGTGAGTTAAGGGAAACTTTTTCTGCTCCTGCAAGAATCGTAGAACGGATGTCATCAATCGTGCCGATTCCACCGCCTACACAGAATGGAATGAATACCTGGGAAGCAACGCGGCTTATAAGGTCAAGAATCGGTCCTCTTCCTGCTGCACTGGCCATGATGTCGTAAAAAACCAGTTCATCAACTCCCTGACGGTAGTATTCAGCAGCCATTTCTACAGGGTCGCCTATATCAATATTGTTTTTAAATTTTATTCCTTTTGTCGTGCGTCCGTCCTTTACGTCAAGACAGACGATAATTCTTTTCTTTAACACTGTCTGCTCCCGTTTTTTACAGTTCTGCAAAGTTTCTTAAAATCTGAAGTCCTGCACTTCCTGATTTTTCCGGATGAAACTGAAAGACGCTGATGTTGTCTTTTTCTATGATTGAAGGTACAAGCATTCCGTAGTCAGCCGCTCCTTTTATAACCGAAGGATCATCAGGCTGAATTACGTATGAGTGTACAAAGTAAAAATCTGTGTGTTCCGGGATTCCTTTCATCAGACGGGAACCGCCGTTAAGATAGGTAATGTCATTCCAGCCCATGTGAGGAACTTTCAGCTCGTTTTTAAGCATGGCCCTTTCTTTGTGTTCGTTTTCGTCAGGATGTCTTTCCTGCCACAATTTAGAAAAGTGCCGTATTTTTCCTTTTAAAATGCCCAGACATTCAACATTTCCTTCTTCACTGAAATCAAAAATGATCTGAGAACCCAGACATACACCTGCCAGAGGTTTGCCTGAAGCAGCAAAGTCTTTTAAAAATGAGTCGTATCCGCTTTTTTTTAGCTGTTCCATAGCATATGCAGCATCACCAACGCCAGGAAATATGATCCTGTCTGCATTTTTAAGTTCTGCAGGGGTTTTAGAAATAATGTAGGGTGCTTTTATGTAGTTAAGGGCCCGTTCTACGCTTTTAATGTTGCCGGC comes from the Treponema rectale genome and includes:
- a CDS encoding efflux RND transporter permease subunit is translated as MSISKKTLQHPVLTLIVFVLLGIIGIFTIKNVAISLMPDVDSPYLMVRTTYTNAGPESVEKSVTKILEAQLISVSGLKNLTSTSSEGSSTISLEFNYGTDLDIATNNVRDKLDRVSKSLPDDCDSPSIFKMDSDSMPIIRLAVKGNRSVDDLKVIAEDTITDLIEQTDGVAEASVYGGRSKIVRIELSQNRLAAYGLTITDVNTALAKQNLELGGGKITEGTTDYSIRTTGEFSSIEEIRNTIITEVNGYVVKLSDIGTAELGYEDKTSEVYINSLPGVYISVSKQSGKNSVTVANAVYEKMKEIEEAIPADVSLEIVSDTTDSIRDTINTLIESCYEGLLLAVIILFLFLKNFKSTIIIAISIPLSLVITMLCMSMAGITLNMMTLTGLILGVGMIVDASIVMIENIYVYRTRGAKPKVAAELGSSEMVMSVVSGNLTTICVFIPFLFFLKDLEMMGQMFKGIIFTVVIALISSLFVAIFLVPVLAGKFLPLSNRKEKPVKFKPLRKFYELLDIPLNAVTRAYRKALNAALNHRAVTVIICVSVLAVSFAFIPTLRINMMPSGSDDSVTVTATLPTGTTLSETAQVMTTLEQICKDEIKGYTNIITSIGTGRGTSSSYKGSIEIKLPDSDSQIDTAATIQQKLRAHFNDFAGVRFNFSQGMMRQMTGSDLVLKIKSDSLNDALSVASQVREVMESISDIGEVSIDTEEGVPEVEVVIDRQRAYSFGVNVTTVAKEINYAINGVTSTTYRDNGKEYSVKIMYQDSDKQKVIDLEQIYVTGTNGKVSVANFAEVKKGLGPVSIKRENQTRVVTVSADIVSNANAREVENLLKEEIASTFIIPDNVNITYDGTWQSMQDQSKTYGSIILMAVLLVFGVMAGTYESFKAPLINLCTIPFLVIGVVGIYKITGQAISMVSAVGLIMLVGIVVNNGIILVDYTNLLIDRGYKKKEACLEAGASRLRPVLMTTLTTILGMLPMCFATSGSAAMVQPIGVAVVGGLTSSTFVTLFFIPVLYSLIMKEKKTQKSHIRVLLEGKTEQPEAEVTQED
- a CDS encoding efflux RND transporter periplasmic adaptor subunit, translated to MKGIKLTKPFLVGACTILAAVILITYAATAKSDGSVMGMGNGRGGAQTLISVKTQLLEKQTLHDYVIANGEVEAQNSVSVYPDTAGKIISTKVMLGTSVKKGDVIASIDPTSPGSYYKESPVYAPINGSIISSPLKNGTTVNTSTAIAVIGDIASLQITASIPERYVAVLKPGLKADITVEAYPGVTFTATVQYVSPVVDAASRTKEIILTFDKADSRINAGMFAKVKLYTQDYSNYAVMPSDSLVQNNGEYFAYVVKEDDTVEKRTVTLGSSVDGVVQITSGVEAGETVVIQGQTSLSDGAKIRDVNKKKTETSDEGQKQNK
- a CDS encoding TolC family protein; translated protein: MRKLFSVTALIVMSAVSAAYSEELKLTIEDSVKYALDGNLTIKQNQIELEQAERNNRWSWNSISPTANVSASYSQTLPEEENAVSDAGTITITGKLNLSLSANLATSVKAASLNYKSSKISYETARRTIELSVRKAFWALLNEQENIALQEKNEATAKSQYESNRTKYNRGSLSQLDVLSAQVTWQNAQFSLESARTTWKNDTAAFKQMLALPQDTEIKLIGDLNEILSLKEISLDGITIENPTLKSLEVQLESAKNALTAARLSAYTPVLTAGYSYTMNAASDDTGSLTDSGKGTLSFGATIPLDGLFPWSDTFLAVDTKKDSVKTLELEIENQKTTLEVSIESYLNQIKEYQSLVELRKSSIELAEQTYNMTLEAYNHGTKDLLSLQSASDSLFTARVNLLSQAYTLICAVLDLENTTGVSFGTLGK
- the queD gene encoding 6-carboxytetrahydropterin synthase QueD, with product MYEVRVNTDFAAAHFLRDYNGKCERLHGHNYKVYVHVKGSVLNEGGMLLDFSKLKDGLKQVTGKLDHTNLNDIQWFDQNPSAERIAFYIYSALIEILPELKKTDGKQPWLYAVDVFETDTNRARYTCD
- the hisF gene encoding imidazole glycerol phosphate synthase subunit HisF, which translates into the protein MLKKRIIVCLDVKDGRTTKGIKFKNNIDIGDPVEMAAEYYRQGVDELVFYDIMASAAGRGPILDLISRVASQVFIPFCVGGGIGTIDDIRSTILAGAEKVSLNSQAVKHPELISEGARVFGNQCIVLGMDAAKDPAMPSGYRVFINGGRVATELDALDWAKKAVELGAGEIVLNSIDADGTRDGYELNLTRMISENVNVPVIASGGGGKPEHLTKVLSDGKADAALIASMVHSGDYTVSSIKEALNNDGIPVRLDVCTK
- a CDS encoding imidazole glycerol phosphate synthase subunit HisH; the encoded protein is MFFNLPITEKSIEKMHGNCYFLCMIGIVDYNAGNIKSVERALNYIKAPYIISKTPAELKNADRIIFPGVGDAAYAMEQLKKSGYDSFLKDFAASGKPLAGVCLGSQIIFDFSEEGNVECLGILKGKIRHFSKLWQERHPDENEHKERAMLKNELKVPHMGWNDITYLNGGSRLMKGIPEHTDFYFVHSYVIQPDDPSVIKGAADYGMLVPSIIEKDNISVFQFHPEKSGSAGLQILRNFAEL